From the Fulvia fulva chromosome 2, complete sequence genome, one window contains:
- a CDS encoding FAD-dependent monooxygenase OpS4, translated as MPAPRSLHVGLIGAGLGGLAAAIAIARAGCKAASELGEIGAGIQMTPNVSRLLIKWGVSDIIGDDLVQCKEIRMRRQDGKVVQRTELVPKTVREFGFPWWVVRRDHLHSGLAEGARRHGVKIEVGARVEGIEYEDQERVRVRTKKGERYEFDLVIGSDGVKSVVRKTLFPDVKPRAPMNNAAYRTVLPYDYIYEKVPEAREVLGNSIDVWGMEKGYVIMYPISGGREWNAVMSHYRDEPVSDVEDNVDMAEMREYYKDCDPLLSWSSPRKNVVLLGDAAHSMVNHMAQGAATSMEDGAFLGRVLGEVVHGVITLEEAIGIYEKARMPRAWIKQQASFVLGGIYMAEDEPRGKARDESSAASAQDTSAMAEVKNLHSAQDTSAMAEVKNLQSKPQISGPDANARSWNLWGSPEAVQSIFAYDPEADADFSVLNYLQQNSAWDKETGLSSALEEKWTGWFLPKDQVGRIAKSRGTKL; from the exons ATG CCCGCGCCACGCTCCCTCCATGTAGGCCTCATTGGCGCCGGCCTAGGAGGCCTCGCAGCCGCAATCGCAATAGCCCGAGCAGGCTGCAAA GCCGCCTCAGAACTCGGCGAAATCGGCGCCGGAATCCAAATGACGCCCAACGTCTCCCGTCTTCTGATCAAATGGGGCGTCTCCGACATCATAGGTGATGACTTAGTCCAGTGTAAGGAAATCCGGATGCGGAGGCAGGATGGGAAGGTCGTGCAGCGGACGGAGTTGGTACCGAAGACGGTGAGGGAGTTTGGGTTTCCTTGGTGGGTTGTGCGAAGGGATCATTTGCATTCTGGACTTGCTGAGGGGGCGAGGCGGCATGGGGTGAAGATTGAGGTTGGGGCGAGGGTGGAGGGGATTGAGTATGAGGATCAGGAGAGGGTGAGGGTGAGGACGAAGAAGGGGGAGAGGTATGAGTTTGATTTGGTGATTGGGAGTGATGGGGTTAAGTCGGTGGTGAGGAAGACGCTGTTTCCTGATGTGAAGCCGAGAGCTCCGATGAATAATGCTGCTTACCGGACGGTGCTGCCGTATGACTATATCTATGAGAAAGTACCCGAGGCGAGGGAAGTTCTGGGTAACTCAATCGATGTGTGGGGCATGGAGAAGGGGTATGTTATCATGTACCCGATTTCGGGCGGGAGGGAATGGAATGCCGTGATGTCGCATTATCGAGATGAGCCAGTGAGCGATGTTGAGGACAATGTCGATATGGCTGAGATGAGGGAGTACTACAAGGACTGCGACCCTCTGCTG TCCTGGTCCAGTCCGCGGAAGAATGTCGTCCTCCTGGGCGATGCGGCGCATAGTATGGTAAACCACATGGCGCAGGGCGCAGCGACTAGTATGGAAGACGGCGCCTTTCTAGGTAGAGTCCTCGGCGAAGTCGTCCATGGTGTGATCACTCTTGAAGAAGCCATCGGCATCTACGAAAAAGCACGAATGCCACGCGCCTGGATCAAGCAGCAGGCCTCCTTCGTGCTAGGTGGGATTTACATGGCAGAAGACGAGCCCCGCGGTAAAGCTCGAGATGAGAGCTCGGCGGCCTCGGCCCAGGACACTTCTGCTATGGCTGAAGTGAAGAACCTCCACTCGGCCCAGGACACTTCTGCTATGGCTGAAGTGAAGAACCTCCAGTCCAAACCACAGATCTCGGGCCCGGATGCTAATGCTCGATCGTGGAATCTGTGGGGCTCGCCGGAGGCTGTGCAGTCGATCTTTGCGTATGATCCCGAGGCAGATGCGGACTTCTCCGTGTTGAATTATTTGCAGCAGAACAGTGCGTGGGACAAGGAGACGGGTCTAAGCTCTGCTTTGGAGGAGAAGTGGACTGGGTGGTTTTTGCCGAAGGATCAGGTTGGGAGAATAGCCAAGAGTCGAGGGACGAAGCTGTGA